A region from the Sulfurospirillum oryzae genome encodes:
- a CDS encoding type I restriction endonuclease subunit R, with protein MGNLSELRGVEQPVTEWLSKMGWSFKSHEDLKIYERPFSKPIIEQILIEKTTAINGISENIARHAVELLLQNLNNPVPILGNEAFLDKLVSGVTLAVKDKDIDVHFIDFENIWVNDFIVTNQYWVQGYKMVKTDIVLLVNGIPLVPIEAKQRARKGTNWMEGVRQFSTYDQRADKLFMCHCFGVACNGRITKYGIPGASSSYFNEWKDTILDVSSKNPILEPTNDLCLTHQDKKDGLWNFDVDRLPNGEVLERMKLGIIGLLQPARVLDILQHFIVFERAEGKIIKKVARYQQLRAANKIADRVINSDLNQGVIWHTQGSGKSLTMLYTAYKLRQSKELKDPTIYIVVDRKDLREQIGGTFDDCEFPNARAINNIGDLKHIIKTAPSGVFITTVQKFDELGDRQDLRDNIIVLIDEAHRTQYGNYQMELQAVLPNAKRFAFTGTPIPKTHQEFGIVDQEKGRHEYYLDRYSIKDAIDDGATKSIRYTFGPMEWFLDKEKLKQGYEEITAELTEDEKKAVERRVSAWKVFLKHPQRIETLAKDIANDFREMLEPQGYKAQIVTCDKEACVLYYNELLKYFDRSEMAIIFSTGNYEEGEKYELYKDHYKEDAERKKLIKQFKRRITEEEQKMGNNLKVFIVCNMLLTGFDAPIEQTMYLDSPLRDHNLLQAVARTNRPYDDKVTNLSKEFGRIVDYVGVFQNYKEALNYDPEDIGEFEDVESLVKTFPKVLEEAFKPFVEIELEDSYECTMAIVRKLSEIDHGKFENDFREAVQLWESISPHPALRESKTKYMWLNEIYEIYLEEFKRLDFDAEIYATKTRKLIQESTKLLNFKGHLPEISIDSNYLNKLKEIKLDPSDKAEKIIRDIETVIRQNEVNSAIYVEFQNRLDELIKQKKEESLAIEEILNQLGLLYTELDEVASLPARMGFPDKGSFEFYSIIKNASGESFNEELVREFSFEAAEKIKAKIYNGWQEVPREFDRLKYEILLLSVNPKFEKLKIDSNEELMEQIMKAVLQNYKLD; from the coding sequence ATGGGGAATTTATCAGAACTAAGAGGTGTAGAGCAGCCGGTAACTGAATGGTTGAGTAAAATGGGTTGGTCGTTTAAAAGTCACGAAGATTTAAAAATTTATGAACGCCCTTTTTCTAAACCCATTATTGAGCAAATACTCATAGAAAAAACAACTGCCATAAACGGTATAAGTGAAAACATTGCCCGCCATGCAGTTGAATTATTACTGCAAAACCTAAACAATCCCGTGCCCATTCTTGGCAATGAAGCGTTTTTAGATAAATTGGTTTCAGGTGTTACTCTTGCTGTCAAAGACAAAGACATTGATGTTCATTTCATAGACTTTGAAAATATTTGGGTAAATGATTTTATCGTCACCAATCAATATTGGGTGCAGGGCTACAAAATGGTAAAAACCGATATTGTGCTATTGGTTAATGGCATTCCATTAGTTCCCATAGAAGCAAAGCAAAGAGCCAGAAAAGGCACCAATTGGATGGAAGGCGTTCGCCAGTTTTCTACTTATGACCAACGAGCCGATAAACTCTTTATGTGTCATTGCTTTGGGGTGGCTTGTAATGGCAGAATCACCAAATACGGAATCCCAGGGGCTTCTTCTTCTTATTTTAATGAATGGAAAGACACCATATTAGATGTAAGCAGTAAAAATCCAATTCTTGAACCCACCAACGACCTTTGCCTCACTCATCAAGACAAAAAAGACGGACTTTGGAATTTTGATGTGGATCGTTTACCCAATGGCGAAGTGCTAGAGCGAATGAAACTTGGAATCATTGGATTATTGCAACCTGCACGAGTGTTGGACATACTGCAGCACTTCATTGTCTTTGAACGAGCAGAAGGTAAAATCATTAAAAAAGTGGCTCGGTATCAACAACTAAGAGCTGCCAATAAAATTGCCGACCGAGTAATCAATAGCGATTTAAATCAAGGCGTCATTTGGCATACCCAAGGTTCTGGTAAAAGTTTGACAATGCTTTACACGGCTTACAAATTGCGTCAAAGCAAGGAACTGAAAGACCCTACCATTTACATAGTGGTTGACCGCAAAGATTTGCGAGAGCAAATTGGTGGCACATTTGACGATTGCGAATTTCCTAATGCAAGAGCCATTAATAATATTGGCGATTTAAAACACATTATCAAGACTGCACCTTCAGGCGTTTTCATTACCACTGTTCAGAAATTTGATGAATTAGGCGACCGCCAAGATTTGCGGGATAATATCATTGTGTTAATCGATGAAGCCCACCGTACCCAATACGGCAATTATCAAATGGAATTACAAGCCGTATTGCCCAATGCCAAACGTTTTGCCTTTACAGGCACGCCCATACCTAAAACACATCAGGAATTTGGCATCGTTGACCAAGAAAAAGGCAGGCACGAGTATTATTTAGATCGTTACAGCATTAAAGATGCCATCGATGATGGAGCAACCAAATCCATTCGTTACACTTTTGGACCCATGGAGTGGTTCCTTGATAAAGAAAAACTAAAACAAGGCTATGAAGAAATCACAGCTGAACTTACCGAAGACGAAAAAAAAGCCGTAGAAAGACGCGTCTCGGCTTGGAAAGTATTTTTAAAACACCCTCAGCGAATAGAAACACTTGCCAAAGATATTGCCAACGATTTTCGAGAAATGCTCGAACCACAAGGATACAAAGCGCAAATAGTGACTTGCGATAAAGAAGCTTGTGTGTTGTATTACAATGAGCTATTAAAATATTTTGACCGCTCTGAAATGGCTATCATTTTTTCAACAGGCAATTACGAAGAAGGCGAAAAATATGAACTTTACAAAGACCATTATAAAGAAGATGCTGAGCGTAAAAAGCTGATAAAACAGTTTAAACGAAGAATTACAGAAGAAGAACAGAAAATGGGCAACAACCTAAAAGTGTTCATTGTCTGCAATATGCTTTTAACTGGGTTTGATGCTCCTATTGAGCAAACAATGTATTTAGACAGTCCTTTGAGAGACCACAATCTTTTGCAGGCTGTAGCACGTACCAACCGACCTTATGATGATAAAGTAACCAATCTTTCTAAAGAGTTTGGGCGAATTGTGGATTATGTGGGTGTATTCCAAAACTATAAAGAAGCATTGAATTACGACCCCGAAGATATTGGCGAGTTTGAAGATGTAGAAAGTTTGGTAAAAACATTCCCCAAGGTTTTGGAAGAAGCATTCAAGCCTTTTGTGGAAATAGAATTAGAAGATAGCTACGAATGCACAATGGCAATCGTAAGGAAGCTATCAGAAATAGACCATGGAAAATTTGAAAACGATTTTAGAGAAGCGGTTCAATTGTGGGAATCTATTTCACCACACCCCGCTCTTCGAGAATCCAAAACAAAATACATGTGGCTGAATGAGATTTATGAAATTTATTTAGAAGAGTTTAAACGTTTGGATTTTGATGCAGAAATTTATGCTACCAAAACAAGAAAGCTGATTCAAGAAAGTACCAAATTACTCAATTTTAAAGGACATTTACCAGAAATTTCTATTGATTCAAATTATCTAAACAAGCTAAAAGAAATCAAACTTGACCCTTCAGACAAAGCCGAGAAAATCATAAGAGACATTGAGACGGTAATCCGACAAAACGAAGTAAACAGTGCCATATATGTAGAGTTCCAAAATCGTTTGGATGAATTGATAAAACAGAAAAAAGAAGAAAGTTTGGCAATTGAAGAAATATTAAATCAGTTGGGTTTACTTTATACTGAATTGGATGAAGTGGCTTCATTACCTGCTAGAATGGGTTTTCCGGACAAAGGCAGTTTTGAGTTTTATAGCATTATCAAAAATGCTTCGGGTGAATCATTCAATGAAGAATTGGTAAGAGAATTTTCATTTGAAGCAGCCGAAAAAATCAAAGCTAAGATTTACAACGGTTGGCAAGAAGTGCCCAGAGAGTTTGACCGCTTGAAATACGAGATTTTGCTCTTGTCTGTTAATCCAAAATTTGAAAAATTGAAAATTGATTCAAATGAAGAATTGATGGAGCAAATCATGAAAGCTGTTTTACAAAACTACAAGTTGGACTAA
- a CDS encoding restriction endonuclease subunit S produces the protein MIEEQISKLGKVSNGFSTFKLKNALVKNDAGDWGTEPDKNEIGVIRSTNFSNDGKLDLSDVAFRTLKPIKRIEKLLSSGDILIERSGGSDSQPVGRVGLITNEIAKTDWAFANFIQRISLDSEIDPTYLYYCLQQMYEMGITASMQYQTTGIRNLDWKLYTKTILPKPPTPEQTAIATILSMVDETIAATQNSIKAAEKLKKALMQDLLTGKLKPDGSWRTEDEFYEYEKFGKVPMGWEVKTIKQLFDFYPTSSYSRSILIDEGEVGNIHYGDIHTKFDRILDLSIESVPFIPTELEKKYEKLQDGDLVVADASEDWDGVGKSIEIINSKNKKVIAGLHTLHLRPKSNDLILGIKGYLMNLYNVSVSIKRMATGAKVYGVNKSSLSKILLPIPSESEQQAIKEKLDEVSNEIIGKQSKIQTFQRLKKSLMQNLLTGKMRLPAEFIAQFENSLKKMSNTGKAE, from the coding sequence TTGATAGAAGAGCAAATTTCTAAACTTGGGAAAGTTAGCAATGGGTTCTCAACTTTTAAACTCAAAAATGCCCTTGTTAAAAATGATGCAGGAGATTGGGGAACAGAACCTGATAAAAACGAAATTGGCGTAATCAGAAGTACAAATTTTTCGAATGATGGTAAACTTGATTTATCAGATGTCGCATTTCGAACCTTAAAGCCGATTAAGAGAATTGAGAAACTATTATCTTCAGGCGACATATTGATAGAGCGAAGTGGTGGAAGTGATTCTCAACCAGTTGGCAGAGTTGGCTTAATCACAAATGAAATAGCCAAAACGGATTGGGCTTTTGCTAATTTTATACAGCGAATTTCACTTGACTCAGAAATCGATCCTACTTACCTATACTATTGCTTACAACAGATGTACGAAATGGGGATTACAGCAAGTATGCAGTATCAGACAACAGGTATAAGAAACTTGGATTGGAAACTCTACACAAAAACAATCCTACCAAAACCACCTACCCCTGAACAAACTGCCATAGCTACTATTCTTTCCATGGTAGATGAAACCATAGCTGCTACGCAAAACAGCATAAAGGCAGCCGAAAAGCTCAAAAAAGCCCTAATGCAAGACTTGCTCACCGGCAAACTAAAACCAGATGGCTCGTGGCGTACAGAAGATGAGTTTTATGAATACGAAAAATTTGGGAAAGTGCCGATGGGGTGGGAAGTAAAAACCATTAAGCAACTTTTCGACTTTTATCCTACTTCTTCATATTCAAGGTCAATTTTAATTGATGAAGGAGAAGTTGGAAATATTCATTACGGTGATATACATACAAAATTTGATAGAATTCTTGACCTTTCAATTGAATCAGTTCCATTTATCCCAACAGAACTTGAAAAGAAATATGAAAAATTACAGGATGGTGATTTGGTCGTTGCAGATGCTTCTGAAGATTGGGATGGTGTGGGGAAATCTATTGAAATAATTAATTCTAAAAATAAAAAAGTAATTGCAGGGCTTCATACTTTGCACCTTAGACCTAAATCGAACGATTTAATTTTAGGAATAAAAGGTTATTTGATGAATCTGTATAATGTTTCCGTTTCAATCAAAAGAATGGCAACAGGAGCTAAAGTTTATGGGGTAAATAAATCAAGCTTATCCAAGATTTTACTTCCAATCCCGTCTGAATCAGAGCAACAAGCCATAAAAGAAAAATTAGATGAAGTTTCAAATGAAATAATTGGTAAACAATCCAAAATCCAAACGTTTCAACGCTTAAAAAAATCCTTAATGCAAAACTTGCTTACAGGCAAAATGCGGCTGCCAGCTGAGTTTATCGCCCAGTTTGAAAACAGCCTTAAAAAAATGAGTAATACAGGAAAGGCAGAATAA
- a CDS encoding type I restriction-modification system subunit M gives MITKQALGSTLFGMADILRDKVEDYKAYILSLLFFKRLSDNYEWETENEIKEFVKREGRQPTEAEKKIIVTQKHDFKIPEGCFWKDVRDASPDKKNEKLNKAVNEIADANVDRNGKAVLKGVINTVRWNEPAPDGSGSKKLSPQVLTALVSYLDAVDLSNKNASVDVLGDAYEYLIKRFADENKGGTTAGQFYTPQEVVDIIVRYLKPQKGNTIYDPTCGSGGFLINAAKYCKVNYNNAKAIRLFGQEDVWNTWAIANINMILHGLDARIEKGDTLLDPKFIEEDNELAIKQFDLCMANFPFSQENWTKTGQPKKDSKGKTINKKDGSPQLEYPKEGYCDPYERLVYGTPPYSNGDFAFLQHIIASIKDDGKAGVVCPQGVLFRGQPEKTEEEDGQNRKADDEYLIRRGFLQGKIDHNGEFTEMHNIIDAIVVLPGNLFYGTTIPGAILFINKNKPEHRKDKVLMVYAAREGWYKEAANMNTLLPHDILRISTILESWGDIDAAKTWIGSEKPRLKNLIQEDLDFKLLEIEEYYAEDIAMQTEKLTKAQKAIIDKEAKKEKPTKTHLKAVETAKNTLDKLTNEKDNKIAAAHEQAEKERQAIDAVEQELITMLQDPELRKRYFAIADMEELEENEFNLNIPRYVDTFEPEEEIDLKQAITEFKATINQENTLGNMIDELLKVLN, from the coding sequence ATGATAACAAAACAAGCATTAGGCAGTACACTTTTTGGAATGGCTGACATTCTTCGTGACAAGGTTGAAGATTACAAAGCTTACATTCTTTCGCTACTCTTTTTCAAACGACTTTCCGACAATTACGAATGGGAAACGGAAAACGAAATCAAAGAATTTGTAAAGCGAGAAGGTAGACAACCTACAGAAGCCGAGAAAAAAATCATTGTAACTCAAAAGCACGACTTCAAAATTCCTGAAGGTTGTTTTTGGAAAGATGTGCGTGATGCCTCGCCCGACAAGAAAAATGAAAAATTAAACAAAGCCGTAAACGAAATCGCAGATGCCAATGTAGACAGAAACGGCAAAGCCGTTCTTAAAGGTGTTATCAATACCGTACGTTGGAATGAGCCTGCACCAGATGGTTCAGGAAGTAAAAAGTTAAGTCCACAGGTTTTGACAGCCTTAGTGAGCTACTTAGATGCAGTGGATTTGAGCAACAAAAATGCTTCAGTAGATGTGTTGGGTGATGCTTATGAATATTTAATCAAGCGATTTGCAGATGAAAACAAAGGCGGTACTACCGCAGGACAATTTTATACACCACAGGAAGTTGTGGATATTATTGTGCGTTATCTCAAACCTCAAAAAGGCAATACCATTTATGACCCTACTTGTGGCTCGGGGGGCTTCTTGATTAATGCTGCCAAATACTGCAAAGTCAATTACAACAATGCTAAAGCCATTCGACTTTTTGGACAAGAAGATGTTTGGAATACTTGGGCGATTGCTAATATCAATATGATTTTGCACGGCTTGGATGCCCGCATTGAAAAAGGCGACACTTTACTCGATCCAAAATTTATTGAAGAAGATAACGAATTGGCGATTAAGCAATTTGATTTGTGTATGGCTAATTTTCCTTTCTCACAAGAGAATTGGACAAAAACAGGACAGCCCAAAAAAGACAGCAAAGGTAAAACAATCAACAAAAAAGATGGCTCACCACAATTGGAATACCCAAAAGAAGGCTATTGCGACCCTTATGAACGTCTAGTCTATGGCACACCGCCTTATTCCAACGGAGATTTTGCTTTTTTGCAACACATTATTGCTTCCATAAAAGATGACGGCAAAGCGGGCGTGGTTTGTCCTCAAGGTGTTTTGTTCCGTGGTCAACCCGAAAAAACCGAGGAAGAAGACGGACAAAACCGCAAAGCAGATGATGAGTATCTAATCCGCAGGGGATTTTTGCAAGGCAAGATTGACCACAATGGCGAGTTTACTGAAATGCACAATATTATAGATGCTATAGTGGTATTGCCTGGTAATTTGTTTTATGGCACTACCATCCCGGGTGCCATTTTGTTTATCAACAAAAACAAACCCGAGCACCGTAAAGACAAAGTATTGATGGTGTATGCCGCCAGAGAAGGTTGGTATAAAGAAGCAGCCAATATGAATACTTTACTACCACACGACATATTGCGTATTTCCACCATTTTAGAAAGTTGGGGCGATATAGATGCTGCCAAAACTTGGATTGGCTCTGAAAAACCAAGACTAAAAAACTTGATACAAGAAGACCTTGATTTTAAGCTTTTGGAAATTGAGGAATATTATGCAGAAGACATAGCAATGCAAACCGAAAAATTGACAAAAGCCCAAAAAGCTATTATCGATAAAGAAGCTAAAAAAGAAAAACCTACCAAAACTCATTTGAAAGCTGTAGAAACTGCCAAAAATACTTTGGATAAACTCACCAACGAAAAAGACAACAAAATAGCAGCTGCTCACGAGCAAGCCGAAAAAGAACGCCAAGCCATTGATGCCGTGGAGCAGGAACTCATTACAATGTTGCAAGACCCAGAGCTGCGCAAACGCTACTTTGCCATTGCCGATATGGAAGAGTTGGAAGAAAATGAGTTTAATCTAAACATACCTCGCTATGTGGACACTTTTGAACCCGAAGAAGAAATTGACTTAAAACAAGCCATTACTGAATTTAAAGCCACAATCAACCAAGAGAATACTTTGGGTAATATGATTGATGAACTTTTAAAGGTGTTGAATTGA